From Planococcus halocryophilus, the proteins below share one genomic window:
- a CDS encoding histidine phosphatase family protein yields MTTIGFVRHGITDWNIQGIAQGSADVSLNDTGLQQAEALAERLAREDEWDRIISSDLARAKETAEIIRKKLNLSVSHFDVRLRERSGGKIEGTTENERIEKWGADWRTLDLDMENLDDAAERGISFVEDVLVNFKGQRILLVSHGALIGLTLKKLLPEQFTETSLDNTSITILTNAESKWDCSLYNCTVHLENSKSY; encoded by the coding sequence ATGACAACAATCGGATTTGTACGACACGGCATCACGGATTGGAATATACAAGGCATCGCACAAGGGTCTGCGGACGTTTCACTTAACGATACGGGACTACAGCAGGCAGAGGCACTCGCAGAACGCTTAGCTCGAGAAGACGAGTGGGATCGGATCATCTCAAGCGACTTGGCTCGGGCAAAAGAAACCGCTGAAATTATTCGCAAGAAGCTCAATTTATCTGTAAGCCATTTTGATGTGCGCCTGCGTGAGAGAAGTGGCGGTAAAATCGAAGGAACAACAGAAAACGAGCGCATTGAAAAATGGGGAGCCGATTGGCGTACGCTCGACTTAGACATGGAAAATTTGGACGATGCAGCAGAAAGAGGCATTTCTTTTGTTGAAGACGTGTTAGTTAATTTCAAAGGACAGCGTATCTTGCTTGTAAGTCACGGCGCATTGATTGGCTTGACGTTAAAAAAACTATTACCTGAGCAATTTACAGAAACGTCTTTAGACAATACATCCATTACGATTTTAACGAATGCTGAAAGCAAATGGGACTGTTCATTGTATAATTGCACGGTGCATTTGGAAAATAGTAAAAGTTATTGA
- the gntK gene encoding gluconokinase: MPEQSYYLGVDIGTTSTKAVLFDRAGKVIAGDTVFYALETPNPLVAEQDPEEIFRAVLTSVRKTIRKSEIDTKQLKLVSFSSAMHSLIAVDATGSLLTQSITWADTRSAKHAKYIKERMNGHEIYLRTGTPIHAMSPLSKVLWLKDEKPEVCEHAAKFIGIKEFVFHELFGTYVVDHSIASATGLFNLEQLDWDKEALAVAGITREQLSHPVPTTHQLTGLVTEHALFMGIPEHVPFIIGASDGVLANLGVDAIEPGVLAVTIGTSGAIRTVTTEPKTDPKGRTFCYALTENHWVVGGPVNNGGIILRWLRDEFASSEVETAKRLGIDPYDVLTKIADTVNPGADGLLFHPYLTGERAPLWNANARGSFFGLSIHHKKQHMIRAVLEGIVFNLYTVLLAVEELTGEPVRIQASGGFARSDMWRQLLADVFDKPVVIPESFESSCLGAVVLGMYAIGEIDDFSIVSDMIGQTHTHEPQEEAAGIYRELLPIYIRLSRLLTAEYESIADFQRKHLE, encoded by the coding sequence ATGCCTGAGCAGTCTTATTATTTAGGCGTCGATATTGGGACAACGTCTACAAAAGCAGTGTTATTTGATCGAGCGGGTAAAGTAATCGCAGGTGACACCGTTTTTTACGCATTAGAAACACCCAATCCGCTAGTAGCTGAACAAGATCCAGAAGAAATTTTTCGTGCGGTGTTAACTTCCGTACGAAAAACAATCCGAAAAAGCGAAATAGATACAAAGCAGCTAAAATTGGTATCGTTTAGTTCTGCGATGCATAGCCTTATTGCCGTGGACGCTACGGGAAGCTTATTGACGCAAAGCATCACATGGGCGGATACGAGAAGTGCAAAACATGCCAAATACATTAAAGAACGGATGAACGGCCACGAAATTTACTTGCGCACAGGTACGCCGATTCATGCCATGTCTCCACTTTCAAAAGTACTTTGGCTAAAAGATGAAAAGCCGGAAGTTTGTGAGCATGCGGCGAAGTTTATCGGTATCAAGGAATTTGTCTTTCATGAATTGTTTGGAACGTATGTTGTTGATCATTCTATTGCCTCAGCAACAGGACTCTTCAATCTGGAGCAATTAGATTGGGACAAAGAAGCTTTGGCAGTAGCAGGCATTACAAGAGAACAATTGTCTCATCCGGTTCCGACAACGCATCAACTAACCGGGCTGGTTACAGAGCATGCTTTGTTTATGGGTATTCCTGAACATGTGCCATTTATCATCGGTGCAAGCGACGGCGTGCTAGCCAACTTAGGAGTAGATGCCATCGAACCAGGTGTGTTAGCCGTAACCATCGGGACAAGCGGGGCTATTCGTACAGTGACGACTGAGCCAAAGACCGATCCAAAAGGACGCACATTTTGCTATGCGTTGACTGAAAATCATTGGGTAGTCGGTGGACCTGTAAATAATGGTGGCATTATTTTACGCTGGCTACGAGATGAATTTGCTTCGTCTGAAGTGGAAACTGCGAAACGGCTAGGAATTGATCCATACGACGTGCTGACGAAAATCGCTGACACGGTGAATCCAGGAGCAGACGGTTTATTGTTCCATCCATATTTAACGGGGGAACGTGCACCGCTTTGGAACGCTAACGCACGCGGATCATTTTTCGGCTTAAGCATCCATCATAAAAAGCAGCATATGATTCGTGCTGTGTTAGAAGGCATTGTCTTTAACTTGTATACGGTGCTGCTGGCAGTCGAAGAATTGACCGGCGAACCGGTACGCATTCAAGCGTCAGGCGGTTTTGCGCGTTCGGATATGTGGCGCCAATTGCTGGCCGACGTCTTCGATAAACCAGTCGTTATTCCAGAAAGCTTTGAAAGTTCATGTCTTGGTGCTGTTGTTCTTGGCATGTATGCAATTGGCGAAATTGATGATTTCAGCATCGTTTCTGATATGATTGGCCAAACGCATACTCATGAGCCACAAGAAGAAGCCGCGGGCATTTACCGAGAGCTTTTGCCGATTTATATCCGCTTATCGCGTCTTTTGACAGCAGAGTACGAGAGCATTGCCGATTTTCAACGAAAACATTTAGAGTAG
- a CDS encoding MurR/RpiR family transcriptional regulator, whose protein sequence is MKQQQFALAAIRGSYRHFSEKEKKIADYVLNDPKNIIHLTINQIADELGLAESTVFRFCQRIGFKGFQAFKISLAAEVVAPLKDIHEKIEEGDSINAVTEKVFRSNIKTLEDTLQIVDAEAMEQATQKLMNARKIDFYGNGGSAMVAMDGYHKFVRLGLHVSMNLDSHMQLMAASQLQSDDVAIVISHSGSTTDVLDVLRVLKEKGVTIISVTNFAKSPLSKEADIALYTVSEETDFRSEALSSRIAQLSLIDALYTNLMILRGDDGKKALQDMREAMSHRRL, encoded by the coding sequence ATGAAACAACAACAATTTGCGCTGGCTGCCATACGCGGTAGTTACCGCCATTTTAGTGAAAAAGAAAAAAAGATTGCCGATTATGTATTAAATGACCCAAAGAATATTATTCATTTGACGATCAATCAAATTGCGGATGAATTAGGACTCGCGGAATCCACTGTTTTTCGCTTTTGCCAACGCATTGGCTTTAAAGGATTTCAAGCTTTCAAAATTTCACTTGCCGCAGAAGTTGTCGCTCCTTTAAAAGACATTCATGAAAAAATCGAAGAAGGTGACAGCATTAATGCGGTTACTGAAAAAGTTTTCCGCTCCAACATCAAAACTTTGGAAGATACTTTACAAATTGTCGATGCTGAAGCGATGGAACAAGCTACTCAAAAATTAATGAACGCGCGAAAAATCGATTTTTACGGCAATGGCGGTTCTGCCATGGTCGCGATGGATGGCTACCATAAGTTTGTCCGTCTAGGTCTTCATGTTTCGATGAATTTGGATTCCCATATGCAGCTTATGGCCGCTTCTCAGCTACAGTCTGATGATGTGGCAATTGTCATTTCCCATTCGGGTTCCACTACGGATGTACTCGATGTGCTCCGTGTATTAAAAGAAAAAGGCGTAACCATTATCTCTGTTACTAATTTCGCTAAATCGCCATTGTCTAAAGAAGCAGATATCGCCCTTTATACCGTGTCAGAGGAAACCGACTTCCGTTCAGAAGCTCTTTCTTCACGTATTGCTCAATTGAGTTTAATCGACGCTCTTTATACCAATTTAATGATTCTCCGTGGCGATGATGGAAAAAAAGCGCTTCAAGACATGCGCGAAGCAATGTCGCATAGACGTTTATAA
- the gnd gene encoding phosphogluconate dehydrogenase (NAD(+)-dependent, decarboxylating) — MEIGIIGLGKMGLNLALNLIDHNHKVVGYDSYAVIEESGFNQVSSIEAMVKELKAPRTLWLMVPAGEITESVIQGLIPLLEEGDSIIDGGNSNYKDTVRRAANVKEHGIFFFDCGTSGGTEGARHGICSMIGGDAEKFKTIEPLLKDISVQDGYLYTGEAGSGHFLKMIHNGIEYGMMQSIAEGFDILNKSPFGYDFEKVADVWNNGSIISSYLMEMTKNAFSKDAKLEGIKGVMNSSGEGKWTVETALDLNVPAPVITLSLMMRYRSLEEDTFAGKVVAAQRNEFGGHAVEKK, encoded by the coding sequence ATGGAAATTGGAATTATCGGTTTAGGAAAAATGGGATTAAACTTGGCACTTAATTTAATCGATCATAACCACAAAGTCGTCGGCTATGACAGTTATGCAGTAATTGAAGAAAGCGGTTTTAACCAAGTTTCTTCTATTGAGGCCATGGTGAAAGAACTAAAAGCACCGCGCACATTATGGTTAATGGTACCAGCTGGAGAAATTACAGAGTCTGTTATTCAGGGATTGATTCCACTACTCGAAGAAGGAGATTCTATTATTGATGGTGGAAACTCCAACTACAAAGATACTGTCCGTCGTGCGGCAAACGTGAAAGAACACGGAATTTTCTTCTTTGATTGTGGAACAAGTGGTGGAACAGAAGGTGCGCGTCACGGAATTTGTTCCATGATTGGTGGCGATGCTGAGAAATTCAAAACAATCGAACCACTTTTGAAAGACATTTCTGTACAAGATGGATATTTATATACCGGTGAAGCTGGAAGCGGTCACTTCTTGAAAATGATTCATAACGGAATTGAATACGGCATGATGCAATCTATTGCAGAAGGCTTTGATATCCTCAACAAAAGTCCATTTGGGTATGATTTCGAAAAAGTGGCTGATGTTTGGAACAACGGCTCTATCATCAGCTCGTACTTAATGGAAATGACCAAAAATGCATTTTCAAAAGACGCTAAACTAGAAGGCATCAAAGGGGTGATGAACTCTTCTGGAGAAGGCAAATGGACAGTAGAAACGGCACTCGATTTGAATGTTCCTGCACCAGTGATTACGTTGTCGCTGATGATGCGCTACCGTTCGTTAGAAGAAGACACGTTTGCCGGAAAAGTCGTCGCAGCTCAGCGCAACGAATTCGGCGGGCATGCGGTAGAGAAAAAGTAA
- a CDS encoding DUF4181 domain-containing protein, producing the protein MNLFLRRFLGVEKKKAKPINDLHKKWEKRLSIGSGILIFCMSMAVIKYGPTASLFVFGLTVVIGIAQVLLRAGFEKKHAENPNDYLFTILEALTNVMILMIFGFSLFPDFISFVLNIY; encoded by the coding sequence ATGAACTTATTTCTGAGAAGATTTTTAGGAGTCGAGAAAAAGAAAGCTAAGCCAATAAACGACCTTCATAAAAAATGGGAAAAAAGATTAAGTATAGGATCAGGAATACTTATTTTTTGTATGTCGATGGCAGTAATCAAGTACGGACCTACAGCTAGTCTATTTGTGTTTGGACTAACTGTTGTCATTGGAATTGCACAAGTTTTGCTGCGTGCAGGATTTGAGAAAAAGCATGCAGAAAATCCGAATGACTATTTGTTCACCATTTTAGAAGCGTTAACGAATGTTATGATTTTGATGATCTTTGGCTTTAGTTTATTTCCAGACTTTATCTCGTTCGTACTCAATATATATTAA
- a CDS encoding heme oxygenase: MYIVTNRIKMKPGFAEKMAPNFSRPGALQQMEGFIKVEVAITQNLTEYDELNVNMYWETLENFEAWKTSDAFKQAHKRPEASSDSNEPKKESPMLGSELVITKVVGLVEATTTN, from the coding sequence ATGTACATCGTAACAAACCGCATTAAAATGAAACCCGGATTTGCAGAAAAAATGGCGCCTAACTTTTCACGTCCAGGCGCATTGCAACAAATGGAAGGATTTATCAAAGTTGAAGTGGCAATCACACAGAACTTGACTGAATACGATGAGTTAAACGTTAATATGTATTGGGAAACTCTTGAAAATTTTGAAGCATGGAAAACGAGTGACGCATTTAAACAAGCTCATAAACGCCCTGAAGCTAGCAGCGACAGCAACGAACCGAAAAAAGAATCACCGATGCTTGGCAGCGAGCTTGTTATTACAAAAGTCGTCGGACTTGTTGAAGCCACAACTACAAACTGA
- a CDS encoding FAD-binding dehydrogenase yields MELGAIVVGAGLAGLVAAAEIADAGKKVLLLDQEPAASLGGQAWWSFGGLFLVDSPEQRRMGIKDSKELAWQDWLGAAGFDREQDEDYWGKKWAQAYVDFATHEKRNWLATMGVKFFPVIGWAERGGYLAEGHGNSVPRFHIVWGTGPGIVAPFERRVREHIKNGWIEYQPRHQVDELITKEGRVIGVTGSLLEKSDAKRGEASSRNVVSNFRCEAKAVIVTSGGIGANHELIRKNWPSRLGTAPETMLTGVPAHVDGRMLAITEKAGGRIVNRDRMWHYTEGIKNWNPIWNKHGIRILPGPSSMWFDATGERFPAPNFPGFDTLGTLETIQKTGYDYSWFILTQKIIEKEFALSGSEQNPDLTGKSIPQVLSRVRAGATAPVQSFMDKGEDFIVAETLEELVAGMNKLTGENLLDVSRIKQQIRARDGQLDNEFSKDLQITAMRGARNYRGDRLIRVATPHKLLDRKKGPLIAVRLNILSRKTLGGLQTDLSARVLDDAGQPVPGLYAAGEVAGFGGGGVHGYRSLEGTFLGGCLFSARVAGRAVAGKGGSTSAL; encoded by the coding sequence ATGGAACTCGGTGCGATAGTGGTAGGAGCGGGGCTTGCGGGGTTAGTGGCGGCTGCGGAAATCGCAGACGCTGGCAAAAAAGTGTTGTTGCTAGACCAAGAACCGGCAGCTTCTTTAGGCGGACAGGCGTGGTGGTCGTTTGGTGGACTGTTTTTAGTCGATTCGCCTGAACAACGGCGGATGGGCATCAAGGATTCAAAAGAATTGGCTTGGCAAGACTGGCTAGGGGCAGCTGGTTTCGATCGAGAGCAAGACGAAGATTATTGGGGCAAAAAATGGGCACAAGCCTATGTCGACTTTGCAACACATGAAAAACGAAACTGGCTTGCAACAATGGGCGTCAAATTTTTCCCAGTCATTGGATGGGCAGAACGTGGCGGCTATTTAGCGGAAGGTCATGGCAATTCCGTTCCGCGCTTTCATATTGTTTGGGGAACCGGTCCAGGAATTGTGGCTCCTTTTGAGCGACGCGTTCGCGAACATATCAAAAATGGATGGATTGAATACCAGCCACGGCACCAAGTAGATGAATTAATTACAAAAGAAGGTCGTGTGATTGGCGTGACAGGTTCTTTATTAGAGAAAAGTGATGCAAAACGCGGCGAAGCCAGTTCACGAAACGTTGTCAGCAACTTCCGATGCGAAGCAAAAGCGGTCATTGTCACAAGCGGCGGAATAGGTGCTAATCACGAATTAATTCGAAAAAATTGGCCAAGTCGTCTAGGTACGGCACCAGAAACTATGCTGACAGGCGTTCCGGCGCATGTCGATGGGCGAATGCTTGCGATTACTGAAAAAGCAGGTGGGCGAATCGTCAACCGCGACCGAATGTGGCATTACACGGAAGGCATCAAAAATTGGAATCCGATTTGGAACAAGCATGGCATTCGAATTTTACCAGGGCCTTCCTCAATGTGGTTTGATGCGACAGGAGAACGTTTTCCTGCACCCAATTTCCCGGGATTTGATACGCTTGGAACACTTGAAACTATCCAGAAAACCGGCTATGACTATTCGTGGTTTATTTTGACGCAGAAAATTATTGAAAAAGAATTTGCGCTGTCGGGCTCTGAACAAAATCCTGACTTAACCGGCAAAAGCATTCCACAAGTTTTGTCTCGAGTTCGTGCAGGGGCCACCGCGCCAGTGCAATCTTTTATGGACAAAGGTGAAGATTTTATCGTAGCCGAGACACTCGAAGAGTTAGTTGCCGGGATGAACAAACTAACAGGAGAAAATTTATTGGATGTTTCGCGAATCAAACAACAAATTAGAGCGCGTGACGGACAACTTGATAATGAATTCTCAAAAGATCTACAAATCACAGCGATGCGTGGTGCTCGAAATTATCGAGGAGATCGACTAATTCGTGTGGCGACACCGCATAAATTACTCGACCGCAAAAAAGGTCCGCTTATTGCAGTGCGCTTAAATATCTTAAGTCGCAAAACTTTAGGCGGCTTGCAAACGGATTTATCCGCGCGGGTACTCGATGATGCAGGTCAACCTGTACCTGGCTTATACGCAGCTGGAGAAGTCGCTGGCTTTGGTGGCGGCGGAGTTCACGGATATCGTTCGTTAGAAGGAACATTTCTTGGTGGCTGTTTGTTTTCGGCAAGAGTAGCGGGAAGAGCGGTGGCTGGTAAAGGAGGTTCGACAAGTGCTCTTTGA
- a CDS encoding dicarboxylate/amino acid:cation symporter, which yields MKAIWTNYLNASLILKITIALILGVAVGLIFGEQAAVLAPFGDLLLKLLTLLIVPLILFTMMVGINQSSIGDLGRMGGKVFIYYTLSSAFAIIVGLAVASLLQPGVGMQLQGNETFDVPENPGIVSVLLNIVPSNILTAFTELNLLGIIFIAFAFGIALSYMRNSTELGSLGEHLYKTVNALNEMTLLVLKAVLQYVPIGIFAIMAKTVGNQGLDTLFSLGEMVLVLYAALLVQIVLYTLLLLVFKINPLDFFKQARTPMLTAFVTQSSSGTLPLTLNAAKNLGLSKSLYGFSLPLGATINMDGAAIRIAVSAVFAANLVGDPLSISEMLMVVLIGTLASIGTAGVPGAGIVMIATVFVQLGLPIEAVALLTAIDALVGMGATGLNVTGDLVGTTLIDKNEKKRQTT from the coding sequence ATGAAAGCCATATGGACTAATTATTTAAATGCTTCATTGATTTTAAAAATTACGATTGCACTTATACTCGGCGTTGCCGTTGGATTGATATTTGGAGAGCAAGCAGCTGTTTTGGCTCCTTTTGGTGACTTGTTACTGAAATTATTGACCTTATTAATCGTTCCTTTGATTTTGTTTACCATGATGGTTGGGATTAACCAATCATCTATTGGAGACCTTGGGCGAATGGGCGGGAAAGTATTTATCTATTACACGTTGAGTTCTGCGTTTGCCATCATTGTGGGTCTCGCAGTAGCTAGCTTGCTACAGCCTGGCGTAGGGATGCAGTTGCAAGGCAATGAAACTTTTGATGTTCCGGAAAATCCTGGCATCGTCAGTGTGTTGTTGAACATTGTTCCTTCTAATATTTTAACAGCCTTTACTGAACTTAATTTACTTGGTATTATTTTTATCGCTTTTGCTTTTGGTATTGCCTTGTCTTATATGCGCAATTCAACTGAACTTGGTAGTTTGGGCGAGCATTTATACAAAACCGTGAATGCGTTAAACGAAATGACCTTGCTCGTCTTAAAAGCCGTTCTTCAATATGTGCCAATCGGTATTTTTGCGATTATGGCAAAAACAGTCGGAAATCAAGGCTTAGACACACTTTTCTCTTTAGGGGAAATGGTCTTAGTGCTGTATGCTGCATTGCTTGTTCAAATTGTGCTTTATACTTTGCTCCTATTGGTATTCAAAATAAACCCGTTGGATTTCTTTAAACAAGCACGTACACCCATGTTAACGGCATTTGTCACACAAAGTAGTTCGGGTACATTGCCATTAACATTGAATGCTGCGAAGAATTTAGGGCTATCAAAAAGTTTATATGGCTTTAGTTTACCGCTCGGTGCCACAATCAATATGGACGGCGCTGCCATTCGAATTGCCGTTTCAGCGGTTTTCGCAGCCAATCTCGTTGGCGATCCGTTAAGTATTTCTGAAATGCTAATGGTTGTTCTTATTGGGACGCTTGCATCAATTGGAACTGCTGGTGTTCCAGGTGCCGGCATTGTAATGATTGCGACGGTATTCGTTCAATTAGGCTTGCCGATCGAAGCTGTCGCATTGCTAACTGCCATTGATGCACTAGTCGGAATGGGCGCGACAGGGCTTAACGTTACAGGAGACTTAGTCGGCACTACCTTAATTGATAAAAATGAAAAAAAACGACAAACGACTTAA
- a CDS encoding GntP family permease, translating to MSGSMLIMVALAGIFLLLFLVIRTKLHAFVALLLVSLLVGIAAGMPLNEVITSIQNGMGGTLGFVAVVVGLGAMFGKMLEVSGGAERLAATMIDKFGEDKAQWALGVTGFIVAIPVFFDVGFIILVPIVYGLARKTGKSLLHYGIPLLAGLAVTHSFIPPTPGPIAVAELVGAELGWVILFGVLAGIPAMILAGPVFGRFIGKKLHIEIPDYMELEKKEYDKDLPSFGMITSLILIPLVLILLNTLSGVLLDEGNMVREILTFLGHPFVALTIATLLTFYLLGTKRGYSRQEVQDIATKALEPAGIIILVTGAGGVFKQVLIDSGVGAVLGDMMGDSALPPIVLAFLIASAVRVAQGSATVAMVTAAGLITPLLEMVGMTGPALGLIVIAIASGATVLSHVNDSGFWLVNRYFGMDVKDTLKSWTVMETIIGLTGFVVVLIISFFI from the coding sequence ATGTCAGGTTCAATGTTGATTATGGTAGCGCTTGCAGGTATATTTTTATTGTTATTCTTAGTTATTCGCACGAAATTACATGCTTTTGTGGCCTTATTATTAGTTAGTTTACTTGTCGGGATTGCTGCGGGTATGCCACTTAATGAAGTCATCACGTCCATTCAAAACGGTATGGGCGGGACACTGGGCTTTGTCGCTGTAGTAGTGGGACTTGGCGCTATGTTCGGGAAGATGCTTGAAGTATCCGGAGGTGCAGAACGTTTAGCCGCTACGATGATTGATAAATTCGGGGAAGACAAAGCACAATGGGCGTTAGGTGTTACTGGATTTATCGTAGCAATTCCTGTATTTTTTGATGTTGGTTTTATTATTTTAGTGCCGATTGTGTACGGATTGGCTAGAAAAACAGGTAAGTCACTTTTGCATTACGGGATTCCGTTATTAGCGGGTCTTGCAGTTACGCATAGTTTCATTCCACCAACGCCTGGACCGATTGCGGTTGCAGAATTAGTTGGAGCAGAACTTGGCTGGGTTATTTTATTTGGTGTTCTTGCTGGGATTCCCGCTATGATTTTGGCTGGACCTGTATTTGGACGTTTTATCGGCAAAAAGCTACATATTGAAATTCCGGATTACATGGAGCTTGAAAAGAAAGAGTACGATAAAGACCTGCCAAGCTTTGGCATGATCACATCGTTAATTTTGATTCCACTTGTGTTGATTTTATTGAATACGTTATCAGGTGTGTTGTTAGATGAAGGCAATATGGTACGTGAAATCTTAACTTTCCTTGGTCACCCGTTTGTCGCGTTGACAATCGCGACATTGCTAACATTTTATTTGTTGGGGACAAAACGTGGCTATTCGCGTCAAGAAGTACAAGATATTGCGACAAAAGCACTTGAACCAGCAGGAATTATCATTCTAGTAACAGGCGCAGGCGGTGTTTTCAAGCAAGTATTGATCGATTCAGGTGTTGGTGCAGTACTAGGTGATATGATGGGCGATTCGGCTTTACCACCAATCGTCTTGGCATTTTTGATCGCTTCGGCGGTACGTGTGGCGCAAGGATCTGCGACTGTTGCGATGGTAACAGCCGCTGGTTTGATCACGCCACTTCTTGAAATGGTTGGCATGACAGGACCTGCACTAGGGTTAATCGTTATCGCTATTGCTTCCGGCGCGACCGTCTTGTCACATGTTAACGACTCAGGCTTCTGGTTAGTTAACCGCTATTTCGGTATGGATGTGAAAGATACATTGAAATCATGGACGGTTATGGAAACGATTATCGGGTTAACCGGTTTCGTGGTAGTGTTGATCATAAGCTTTTTTATCTAA
- a CDS encoding MFS transporter: MNKLKPALWTRDFILTSMVNFFLILIFYLLMVTIAVYAVEEYGASTSEAGLVTGIFILGALTGRLVIGRSIDKIGRKKTLIIGTTLFMLTTFFYFLNFGLPFLMANRFLHGMTLGMASTAAGTIVAQIIPMTRKGEGIGYFSMSSTLAAAFGPFIGLMLSQYSSYEMIFTVCLTLGVISLVISLLVYVPPVETPPTTHVTKGFKISGFVEPKAVPIAIVCLVIALCYSSVLSFINFYAMEEDLVQAASYFFLVYAIAILLSRPFTGRLMDLKGANFIMYPAFVLFAAGLFLLNVSSSSAGLLVAGALIGLGFGNMQSTTQAVAIKLTPSHRMGLATSTFFIAMDAGLGFGPYLLGFIIPLIGYNSLYGILGFVVLATAILYYVLHGKKERADSVALGYK; encoded by the coding sequence ATGAACAAATTAAAACCAGCTTTATGGACCAGAGATTTTATCCTTACTTCCATGGTAAATTTCTTTTTAATCCTCATTTTTTATTTGCTGATGGTTACCATCGCCGTATACGCAGTTGAAGAGTACGGAGCTTCAACGAGCGAAGCCGGACTGGTAACAGGAATTTTCATCTTAGGTGCATTAACTGGCCGTCTCGTTATAGGGCGCAGCATTGATAAAATTGGGCGCAAAAAAACGCTGATTATCGGTACGACCTTATTTATGCTGACTACATTTTTCTACTTCTTAAATTTCGGACTGCCATTTTTAATGGCCAATCGTTTTCTACACGGCATGACATTAGGAATGGCTAGTACAGCCGCCGGGACCATTGTGGCGCAAATTATTCCGATGACACGTAAAGGTGAAGGCATCGGCTATTTTAGTATGAGCTCGACTTTGGCAGCAGCTTTCGGGCCGTTTATTGGCTTAATGTTGAGTCAGTATAGCAGCTATGAAATGATCTTCACTGTCTGTTTAACTCTTGGTGTGATCAGCCTAGTCATCTCTTTGTTAGTTTATGTACCACCAGTAGAAACGCCTCCGACAACTCACGTTACGAAAGGGTTTAAAATCTCCGGATTTGTTGAACCTAAGGCAGTTCCTATTGCTATTGTTTGTTTAGTCATTGCGCTTTGTTATTCAAGCGTCTTGTCGTTTATCAATTTTTATGCGATGGAAGAAGACCTTGTGCAAGCTGCGAGTTACTTCTTCTTAGTTTATGCAATTGCTATTTTACTATCTCGTCCATTTACAGGGCGATTGATGGATTTAAAAGGTGCAAACTTTATTATGTACCCGGCATTTGTCCTTTTTGCAGCAGGATTATTTTTATTAAATGTTTCGAGCAGCAGTGCCGGCTTATTGGTCGCCGGTGCGTTAATCGGACTTGGTTTTGGTAATATGCAGTCAACCACGCAAGCTGTCGCGATTAAACTGACACCCTCGCATCGCATGGGGCTTGCCACATCAACATTTTTCATTGCGATGGATGCAGGTTTAGGTTTTGGCCCCTACCTTCTTGGCTTTATCATTCCACTGATCGGTTATAACTCACTTTATGGAATTTTAGGCTTTGTTGTGCTTGCTACTGCCATTCTTTATTATGTATTGCATGGCAAAAAAGAACGCGCGGATTCAGTTGCGTTGGGGTATAAATAA